A single window of Candidatus Flexicrinis affinis DNA harbors:
- a CDS encoding protein kinase: protein MSTETVLNDRYVLISQQGSGGMAVIYRATDRLLGRTVAIKILRPSMTSNPEFIEKFQLEARNIARLSHPNIVTVHDVGRSIGPKGEMHYMVMEFIEGSDLKHIIREANQANGDNGLTIEQALHFGISVCAGIGFAHRAEIVHADVKPQNVLITNNHQLVKVTDFGIARALSETQPGTREDVVWGSPHYFSPEQATGERPTPASDVYSIGIVMFEMLTGKLPFTGTNQRDLARAHVKEEPPLVSDLATGIPDNLVRIVRRAMDKSPAARYRDADELMKVLLTLRDSLRGIGTGQSRPMAPPPNAPQPQPQQPAARPVPIRPGTGPMAPIPAPRQDSRVNPAYPVPPHQTGAVTPPPPTVRPQMPPGQGAPMTQRFNAAPEAPGQMSNLSSVRPQTHRMSQPASSLTPPPQPPVDPTFYNSRAMRPIAPAEPPRPLFDPVTIALAVLALVAVACLIPLYLAVLQARG from the coding sequence ATGTCAACAGAGACCGTACTGAACGACCGTTACGTCCTGATCTCCCAGCAGGGATCGGGCGGGATGGCCGTGATCTATCGCGCGACCGATCGTCTGTTGGGCCGTACGGTCGCGATCAAGATTCTTCGCCCGAGCATGACTTCTAACCCGGAGTTCATCGAGAAGTTCCAGCTTGAGGCGCGCAACATCGCCCGGCTATCGCACCCGAACATCGTGACTGTTCACGATGTCGGGCGTTCGATTGGGCCGAAAGGCGAGATGCATTATATGGTCATGGAGTTCATTGAAGGCTCCGACCTCAAGCACATCATTCGCGAGGCGAATCAGGCCAATGGCGACAACGGGTTGACCATCGAGCAGGCGCTTCACTTCGGCATAAGCGTATGTGCCGGCATCGGCTTCGCGCATCGAGCCGAGATTGTCCACGCCGATGTCAAACCGCAGAACGTGTTGATCACGAACAATCATCAACTCGTGAAGGTGACAGATTTCGGCATTGCGCGTGCGCTGAGCGAAACCCAGCCCGGAACGCGCGAAGACGTCGTGTGGGGAAGCCCGCACTACTTCTCGCCGGAACAAGCGACTGGCGAGCGGCCGACGCCCGCGTCGGACGTGTATTCCATCGGCATCGTCATGTTCGAGATGCTGACTGGCAAGCTGCCATTCACCGGTACCAACCAGCGTGATTTGGCGCGCGCGCACGTGAAGGAAGAGCCGCCGCTCGTCTCCGATTTGGCGACGGGTATTCCCGATAACCTCGTTCGCATTGTTCGTAGGGCGATGGACAAGTCGCCGGCAGCACGCTACCGTGACGCCGACGAATTGATGAAGGTGCTGCTGACATTGCGCGACAGTCTGCGCGGTATCGGCACGGGGCAATCGCGCCCGATGGCCCCGCCGCCGAACGCGCCTCAGCCACAGCCTCAACAGCCTGCTGCGCGGCCCGTTCCGATCCGGCCCGGAACTGGCCCGATGGCGCCGATCCCGGCGCCGAGGCAGGATTCGCGCGTTAACCCGGCATATCCGGTGCCACCGCACCAGACGGGTGCCGTGACGCCTCCGCCTCCGACGGTTCGCCCGCAGATGCCGCCGGGCCAGGGCGCACCGATGACGCAGCGATTTAACGCGGCGCCGGAAGCTCCCGGACAGATGTCCAATCTGTCGTCGGTTCGGCCGCAGACCCATCGGATGTCACAGCCGGCGTCGTCACTGACTCCGCCGCCGCAGCCACCGGTGGATCCGACATTCTACAACTCGCGCGCGATGCGGCCCATTGCGCCTGCAGAGCCCCCGCGCCCGTTGTTCGACCCAGTCACGATTGCCCTCGCGGTTCTTGCACTGGTGGCTGTCGCGTGTCTGATTCCGCTGTACCTCGCGGTGCTGCAGGCTCGCGGCTAA